A window from Elaeis guineensis isolate ETL-2024a unplaced genomic scaffold, EG11 Super_Scaffold_37222, whole genome shotgun sequence encodes these proteins:
- the LOC105036199 gene encoding NDR1/HIN1-like protein 1: MSFKDWVDDGYWQWKQHKLFRRLFTCFLCLIILVLFVILVVWLVLRPSKPKFYLQEATVGQFNLSDPNLLSSVIQVSISSRNPNDHISIYYDRLDVYADYRGQQISAPPTALPTIYQDRNDVIVWSPYLNGTAIPLAPYLASAVVQDESAEVILIHIKIDGSLRWKVGTWISGHYHFNVNCPAFFTVDSSKRFLFENNTSCSVDV; encoded by the coding sequence ATGTCGTTCAAGGACTGGGTCGACGACGGGTACTGGCAATGGAAGCAGCACAAGCTGTTCCGCCGCCTCTTCACCTGCTTCCTTTGCCTCATCATCCTGGTGCTCTTCGTGATCCTGGTCGTCTGGCTGGTCCTCCGTCCGTCGAAGCCTAAGTTCTACCTCCAGGAGGCCACCGTCGGCCAGTTCAACCTCTCGGATCCCAATCTCCTCTCCTCCGTCATCCAGGTAAGCATCTCCTCCCGCAACCCCAACGACCACATCAGCATCTACTATGACCGCCTCGACGTCTATGCCGACTACCGGGGCCAGCAGATCAGCGCGCCCCCCACCGCCCTTCCCACCATCTACCAGGACCGCAACGATGTCATCGTCTGGTCCCCCTACCTCAACGGCACCGCCATCCCCCTCGCCCCCTACCTCGCCTCCGCTGTCGTCCAGGACGAGTCCGCCGAAGTCATCCTCATCCATATTAAGATCGACGGCAGCCTCCGGTGGAAGGTCGGCACCTGGATCTCTGGCCACTACCACTTCAACGTCAACTGCCCCGCCTTCTTCACCGTCGACTCCAGCAAGAGATTCTTGTTCGAGAATAACACCTCCTGCAGCGTCGATGTCTGA